A single region of the Polymorphum gilvum SL003B-26A1 genome encodes:
- a CDS encoding helix-turn-helix domain-containing protein has protein sequence MVDYRDLATVKQVAAEAPFITEATLRWWIFHAETNGLKPALLKIGGRVYIDRAEFNKWLESQRMAPKPLKPAA, from the coding sequence ATGGTTGACTATCGGGACCTGGCGACCGTGAAGCAGGTGGCGGCGGAAGCGCCGTTCATCACGGAAGCCACGCTGCGCTGGTGGATATTCCATGCGGAGACGAATGGACTGAAACCCGCGCTGCTGAAGATCGGTGGCCGGGTCTATATCGACCGCGCCGAGTTCAACAAATGGCTGGAGAGCCAGCGCATGGCTCCCAAGCCGTTGAAGCCTGCGGCCTGA
- the trxC gene encoding thioredoxin TrxC codes for MPTVACPQCNSTNRVPQERLTDNPNCGRCGAPLFQGRPVTLTAANFDRHANAELPLLVDFWAEWCGPCKMMAPQFEAAAQSLEPNFRLGKLDTEAEQKIAGRHGIRGIPTMILFSSGKEIARTSGAMPAAQIAQWARSHV; via the coding sequence ATGCCCACGGTCGCTTGCCCGCAGTGCAATTCCACCAATAGGGTGCCGCAAGAGCGCCTGACCGATAATCCCAATTGCGGACGCTGCGGCGCGCCTCTCTTTCAAGGCAGGCCCGTCACGCTTACAGCGGCTAATTTTGACCGTCATGCGAATGCCGAACTGCCATTGCTGGTCGATTTCTGGGCCGAGTGGTGCGGGCCATGCAAGATGATGGCGCCCCAATTCGAGGCGGCGGCGCAGTCGCTCGAACCAAATTTCCGCCTTGGTAAGCTCGATACGGAAGCCGAACAGAAGATCGCCGGCCGCCACGGGATCCGCGGCATTCCCACCATGATCCTGTTCAGTAGCGGGAAGGAAATTGCGAGAACGAGCGGTGCAATGCCTGCCGCGCAGATAGCGCAGTGGGCGCGCTCGCACGTCTAG
- a CDS encoding rhomboid family intramembrane serine protease encodes MFPYLDSVARRYPPVMVWAVIGVNVLAFLYQTSLPPRVLDRFLFEFALVPSRFFGQLSLVAPSDWTPFLTNIFLHGGWLHLILNMWTLWIFGPAVEDRLGPGRFTLFYLFCGVAAGLAHALANPDSVVPALGASGAIAGVIGCYARMFPAARLVVIVPILFIPLFFEVRAVIFAMIWFFMQVIPGFLSLGSDQATGGIAWWAHIGGFLAGWLVTPLLRRRADAYRHYYRDEGIYGFLPDGRREGGQGPWT; translated from the coding sequence TTGTTTCCCTATCTTGACAGCGTCGCGCGCCGCTACCCGCCCGTCATGGTATGGGCGGTCATCGGCGTAAACGTTCTCGCGTTTCTCTATCAGACCAGCCTGCCGCCGCGCGTGCTGGACCGGTTCCTGTTCGAGTTCGCGCTGGTGCCCTCGCGCTTCTTCGGACAGCTAAGCCTCGTCGCCCCGTCGGACTGGACCCCGTTCCTGACCAATATCTTCCTGCACGGGGGCTGGCTGCACCTCATATTGAACATGTGGACGCTCTGGATCTTCGGCCCCGCCGTCGAAGATCGGCTTGGACCGGGTAGATTCACGCTGTTCTATCTGTTCTGTGGTGTGGCAGCCGGACTGGCTCACGCGCTGGCGAACCCCGACTCAGTCGTTCCCGCGCTTGGCGCATCGGGGGCGATCGCGGGCGTGATCGGTTGCTACGCACGCATGTTTCCGGCGGCTCGGCTGGTAGTGATCGTGCCGATTCTGTTCATTCCCCTCTTCTTCGAAGTGCGCGCGGTCATTTTCGCGATGATCTGGTTTTTCATGCAGGTCATTCCCGGCTTTCTGTCGCTCGGCAGCGATCAGGCCACGGGCGGGATCGCCTGGTGGGCGCATATCGGCGGGTTTCTCGCCGGTTGGCTTGTAACGCCACTCCTGCGAAGGCGCGCCGATGCCTATCGCCACTATTATCGCGACGAGGGCATCTATGGCTTTCTGCCGGATGGCCGACGGGAAGGAGGACAAGGTCCATGGACATAA
- a CDS encoding tyrosine-type recombinase/integrase: MATIQKREGKKGPSYRVMVRMKGFPMQVKTFKRLTDAKQWAQDTESGIRKGEVKNVVRTAATKTLQDVIDRFRKEVFIHRAESTKRAEGSFLAYWEKALGSYALAYITADMVSEKMAELAAAGDGRRKADEDAEADKPKAAPKPKSRKTLKHYRDTLAVLFKYAIQWGWTASSPLDGVNRITKIRNERTRYLSDEERKRLLDACKASDNEHLYPVVVFALSTGARKSEILGLTLDDLDLTRDTAILRDTKNGDTRAVPVVHHLRDLLEDQVETVNRFYDELEPPADTRWLFPRRDGQEPIDIRKAWENARDAAKINDFRFHDLRHSTASYLAMNGASLVEIAEILGHRTLQMVRRYAHLSESHVKGVVRELNEKMF, encoded by the coding sequence ATGGCAACGATCCAGAAGCGCGAAGGCAAGAAAGGCCCGTCCTATCGGGTCATGGTGCGGATGAAGGGCTTCCCGATGCAGGTGAAGACCTTCAAGCGCCTGACGGACGCCAAGCAGTGGGCGCAGGACACCGAAAGCGGCATCCGCAAGGGTGAAGTCAAGAACGTCGTCCGAACGGCGGCGACCAAGACCCTTCAGGACGTTATCGACCGCTTCCGCAAGGAAGTGTTCATCCACCGGGCAGAGAGCACCAAGCGGGCGGAAGGCTCCTTCCTGGCCTATTGGGAGAAGGCGTTGGGGAGCTACGCCCTCGCCTACATCACCGCCGATATGGTCAGCGAGAAGATGGCGGAGCTGGCCGCCGCTGGCGACGGCCGCCGCAAGGCGGACGAGGATGCAGAGGCGGACAAGCCGAAGGCAGCGCCCAAGCCGAAGAGCCGCAAAACCCTGAAGCACTACCGCGACACGCTGGCGGTGTTGTTCAAATACGCGATCCAATGGGGCTGGACGGCCTCAAGCCCACTCGACGGCGTGAACCGGATCACCAAGATCAGGAACGAACGCACCCGTTACCTGAGCGACGAGGAACGCAAGCGTTTGCTCGACGCCTGCAAGGCCAGCGACAACGAGCACCTCTATCCCGTGGTCGTGTTCGCCCTCTCGACCGGCGCGCGAAAGAGCGAAATCCTCGGTCTGACGCTGGACGATCTGGACCTGACCCGCGACACGGCCATCCTGCGGGATACCAAGAACGGTGACACGCGGGCGGTGCCTGTTGTCCACCACCTACGCGACCTGCTGGAAGATCAGGTCGAGACGGTCAACAGGTTCTATGACGAGCTGGAGCCCCCGGCCGACACCCGCTGGCTGTTCCCGCGCCGGGACGGCCAAGAGCCGATCGACATCCGCAAGGCGTGGGAGAACGCCCGCGACGCGGCCAAGATCAACGACTTCCGCTTCCACGACCTGCGGCACTCGACGGCAAGCTACCTCGCCATGAACGGGGCCAGCCTCGTCGAAATCGCGGAAATCCTTGGCCACCGGACCCTTCAGATGGTCCGGCGCTATGCCCACCTGTCAGAGAGCCACGTCAAGGGCGTGGTCAGGGAATTGAATGAAAAGATGTTCTGA
- a CDS encoding type IV secretory system conjugative DNA transfer family protein has translation MVFGKLFGGGKKDRPVDPDAGKSHLRILVETLDPAWREAFVMVANDPQLDSVYRDILYRQLAQGQIEEARTTLRQVIPMMTKANRDRIQHLGQAQAWASDDDLLRAGIFSHKGTAFPVDYLELGYMPRQRSNGEPVRLPVMFHGEGHLLTVAPTGSGKGQRFILRTLLEFEGPVVVLDPKGENYRETAWRRDLYGQVYKWAPGEPDSDCYNPLDRVKGWDDARLLAELLVVPQSKEPFWDDAARDLLTGLIFYVMHRRPRERRNMREVCRLLAASKADFDAMVEDLQGSDDERLQELGNIIETQSEALRASITTTLRTQLAVWRSDDVVAVTSSSTPGWSVETILREDNSWVMQAAKAGRPPGWYYDEAAEEAQVGRAASIYLIVSPEKMSSMRTVLRVMLGQHLSEAIRVRRMLDEENATDADLPKSYPNWPMTFYFDEMPQLGYMRIIEDAVAITRSYRIRLWLFTQDMAQLKEVYQKWESLIANCRCQVYFRPNDQTTAEHVANRLGKRKDLWGGEDWVASPQQLMGPEFREDCVIIQDGLTIRARMFKPYYADEDLQDWVVEQKNKLGDEIHRAPRPGPTPVMDPAPEDEEPEAEASVTASPEDADLQGDADYQAELAALQARMRARKAGAPEATKNADEGDGGAPERPAGSSEPLRRPPTPPSFDE, from the coding sequence ATGGTGTTCGGCAAGCTGTTCGGGGGTGGAAAGAAAGACCGGCCGGTAGACCCGGACGCCGGCAAGTCGCATCTGCGTATCCTAGTGGAAACGCTCGATCCGGCGTGGCGCGAGGCGTTCGTGATGGTCGCTAACGACCCTCAGCTGGACTCGGTCTACAGGGACATTCTCTACCGCCAACTGGCGCAGGGTCAGATCGAGGAGGCGCGCACGACGCTGCGCCAAGTCATCCCGATGATGACCAAGGCGAACCGCGACCGCATCCAGCACCTCGGACAAGCACAGGCATGGGCGAGCGATGATGACCTGCTGCGGGCGGGGATATTCTCGCACAAGGGCACGGCCTTTCCGGTGGACTATCTGGAGCTGGGCTACATGCCGAGGCAGCGGTCGAACGGCGAGCCCGTAAGGCTGCCGGTCATGTTTCACGGCGAAGGCCACCTTCTGACGGTGGCGCCGACCGGCTCTGGCAAGGGGCAGCGGTTCATCCTGCGCACGCTGCTGGAGTTCGAGGGGCCGGTGGTAGTGCTCGATCCCAAGGGCGAGAACTACCGCGAGACGGCATGGCGTCGGGACCTTTACGGCCAGGTCTATAAATGGGCGCCGGGCGAGCCCGATTCCGACTGCTACAACCCGCTTGATCGGGTGAAGGGCTGGGACGACGCGCGGCTTCTCGCCGAATTGCTGGTCGTGCCACAGAGCAAGGAGCCGTTCTGGGACGATGCCGCCCGCGACTTACTGACGGGCTTGATCTTCTACGTCATGCACCGCCGGCCGCGCGAGCGGCGCAACATGCGCGAAGTCTGCCGCCTGCTGGCGGCGAGCAAGGCCGATTTCGACGCGATGGTCGAGGATCTCCAAGGGTCGGACGACGAACGACTGCAAGAGCTGGGCAACATCATCGAGACGCAATCGGAGGCGCTGCGCGCCTCGATCACGACGACGCTGCGCACGCAGCTGGCGGTGTGGCGCTCCGACGACGTGGTGGCCGTAACCTCCAGCTCGACGCCGGGCTGGTCAGTGGAGACCATTCTCCGCGAGGACAACAGCTGGGTCATGCAAGCTGCGAAGGCCGGCCGCCCACCGGGTTGGTACTACGACGAAGCAGCTGAGGAGGCCCAAGTCGGCCGGGCAGCTTCGATCTACTTGATTGTGTCGCCGGAGAAGATGAGTTCGATGCGCACGGTGCTGCGCGTCATGCTGGGCCAGCATTTGAGCGAAGCGATCCGGGTCCGCAGGATGCTCGACGAGGAGAACGCGACCGACGCGGACCTGCCAAAGAGCTATCCCAACTGGCCGATGACGTTCTACTTCGACGAGATGCCGCAACTCGGCTACATGCGCATCATCGAGGACGCGGTGGCGATCACGCGGAGCTACCGCATCCGGCTGTGGCTGTTCACCCAGGACATGGCGCAGCTGAAGGAGGTCTACCAGAAATGGGAAAGCCTCATCGCCAATTGCCGGTGCCAGGTCTATTTCCGCCCGAATGATCAGACGACGGCAGAGCATGTCGCGAACCGCCTCGGCAAGCGCAAGGACCTGTGGGGCGGCGAAGATTGGGTGGCCTCGCCACAGCAACTGATGGGGCCTGAGTTCCGTGAGGATTGCGTCATCATCCAGGACGGGCTGACGATCCGCGCCCGGATGTTCAAGCCCTACTACGCCGATGAGGATCTGCAAGACTGGGTGGTCGAGCAGAAAAACAAACTCGGCGACGAGATACACCGCGCCCCGCGCCCCGGACCAACTCCAGTCATGGACCCGGCGCCGGAGGACGAAGAGCCGGAGGCGGAAGCGTCCGTCACCGCATCGCCGGAAGACGCCGATCTGCAAGGGGATGCCGACTACCAGGCGGAGCTGGCGGCACTGCAAGCGCGCATGCGCGCCCGCAAGGCCGGTGCGCCCGAAGCAACCAAGAATGCCGATGAAGGGGACGGCGGAGCGCCTGAGCGGCCCGCTGGATCATCGGAGCCGCTGCGCCGCCCTCCAACACCGCCGAGCTTCGACGAATGA
- a CDS encoding RNA polymerase sigma factor, translating to MEVIRAFRNLDRHGQQRAPEVIEEEVRQLEPHLVRFRENLVRLEVVASQTRGKTRIKVSLRLQLPLGVIAAQEEGFEIEPVLRKAFADLRHQVDRHVARLKHEPEYKRPARRRRIGAPLPPARDAAEAERRQLFFDLIEDHLDTVYDTVRRELTYLECSGSVPQGYLAVRDIVDATILNGLDRFERRPTEFSVRDWLTQLAFETIEAEAQAARRAVPEDAAPIDVAPEVPAAEPTESDEEMFEFYQPDDVLMLEELVADDGVDDPETAVAKRQDALFLHRAIAGLPALWRRVLFLVDLNDTPLEKASSVLGIHEDDVTRIVQSARDYLRDKLRDSGQSSDTAHALFESAHQRRVRIPQPLRDRARLERAFLGDNRGEAP from the coding sequence ATGGAAGTAATCAGAGCATTTCGCAATCTTGACCGGCACGGCCAACAGCGCGCGCCTGAGGTCATCGAGGAAGAGGTGCGGCAACTTGAACCGCATCTTGTACGCTTCCGCGAGAATCTCGTCCGGCTCGAAGTCGTCGCCTCCCAGACGAGGGGCAAGACGCGCATCAAAGTCAGCCTGCGCCTGCAACTGCCATTGGGCGTGATCGCGGCGCAGGAAGAGGGGTTCGAGATCGAGCCTGTCCTGCGCAAGGCCTTTGCCGACCTGCGCCACCAGGTCGATCGGCATGTGGCGCGCCTCAAGCACGAGCCGGAGTACAAGCGTCCCGCCCGCCGGCGCCGGATCGGCGCCCCGCTGCCGCCCGCGCGGGATGCGGCGGAGGCGGAGCGGCGCCAACTCTTCTTCGACCTGATCGAGGATCATCTCGATACGGTCTACGACACCGTCAGGCGTGAGTTGACCTATCTCGAATGCAGCGGATCGGTACCACAGGGCTATCTTGCCGTTCGCGATATCGTCGATGCGACGATCCTCAATGGGCTCGATCGCTTCGAGCGGCGGCCGACCGAATTCTCCGTCCGGGACTGGCTGACGCAACTGGCCTTCGAGACCATTGAGGCCGAGGCGCAGGCCGCGCGCCGCGCGGTGCCCGAGGATGCCGCCCCGATCGACGTGGCGCCCGAGGTGCCGGCCGCGGAGCCTACTGAGTCGGATGAGGAGATGTTCGAGTTCTACCAGCCCGACGACGTGCTGATGCTCGAGGAACTCGTCGCCGACGACGGTGTGGACGACCCCGAAACGGCGGTCGCTAAACGGCAGGACGCGCTGTTCTTGCATCGGGCGATCGCCGGTCTTCCGGCGCTATGGCGCAGGGTCCTGTTCCTTGTCGATCTGAACGACACCCCGCTTGAAAAGGCCTCTTCGGTTCTCGGCATTCATGAAGACGACGTGACCCGGATCGTCCAGTCGGCTCGCGATTATCTTCGCGATAAACTGCGTGACTCAGGTCAGTCTTCCGATACCGCTCATGCGCTTTTTGAGAGTGCTCACCAGAGGAGGGTGCGAATTCCACAGCCCCTGCGGGATCGCGCCCGGCTGGAACGCGCTTTTCTGGGGGATAACCGAGGGGAAGCACCATGA
- a CDS encoding replication initiator protein A has translation MKTVRPPATAASQAGSLKHTIDRLRETIERTAPNPSMRPAPANDNQPDFFVPSLCDIPVKDGIGLMDIAVFRLSKSQTRKGDTIRYELADAVVEVKGGADGMATVYDYDIVLMMISHLADAMRRYRAGLGDMPSAKFRPHSAEIFKFCRMPFGGRQYEALEQALDRLQGTYIKISVADRRKAGRRAGYFPLIAGATVATRTDTGRVGSLEITIPDWIYQGVTGHQKPEILTVNADYFLIRKGLARFIYRLARKAAGTGEAAYSFETVHARCGTTRQLKKFAHELRQLIAANDLPDYELAEANGKDGPLLLITSRANRPRPDPSGVRNRQSHDLSVRSRSPKIAACG, from the coding sequence ATGAAGACTGTGCGTCCGCCAGCAACCGCCGCCAGTCAGGCAGGCTCGCTCAAGCACACCATCGACCGGCTTCGCGAGACCATCGAGCGGACAGCTCCGAACCCCTCCATGCGCCCAGCCCCGGCGAACGACAACCAGCCGGACTTCTTCGTTCCCTCACTCTGCGACATCCCCGTCAAGGACGGTATCGGCCTGATGGACATCGCCGTGTTCCGGCTCTCGAAAAGCCAGACGCGGAAGGGTGATACGATCCGCTACGAACTTGCTGATGCGGTCGTGGAGGTGAAGGGCGGTGCCGATGGCATGGCTACCGTCTATGACTATGACATCGTGCTGATGATGATCAGTCACCTGGCCGACGCCATGCGGCGTTACCGCGCTGGCCTTGGAGACATGCCCTCGGCAAAGTTCCGACCGCACAGCGCCGAGATATTCAAGTTCTGTCGGATGCCCTTCGGCGGCCGCCAATACGAAGCGTTGGAGCAGGCCCTCGACAGGCTGCAAGGCACCTACATCAAGATTTCGGTCGCCGACCGCCGGAAGGCCGGCCGGCGTGCCGGATACTTTCCACTCATCGCCGGCGCTACCGTCGCGACGCGCACCGACACGGGCCGGGTCGGGTCTTTGGAGATCACCATCCCCGACTGGATTTATCAGGGTGTGACCGGCCACCAGAAGCCCGAGATTCTGACGGTCAACGCGGACTATTTCCTCATCAGAAAGGGACTGGCCCGATTCATCTATCGCCTCGCCCGCAAAGCGGCTGGCACCGGTGAGGCGGCGTACTCCTTCGAGACCGTGCATGCCCGTTGCGGGACGACGCGGCAGCTCAAGAAGTTCGCCCATGAGCTACGTCAGCTCATCGCGGCCAATGACTTGCCAGACTATGAATTGGCCGAGGCCAATGGCAAGGACGGTCCCCTTCTGCTCATCACGTCCCGAGCTAACCGGCCGCGGCCTGATCCTTCTGGAGTCCGCAATAGACAGTCCCACGACCTTTCCGTACGTAGCCGTTCGCCTAAAATCGCGGCCTGTGGATAG
- a CDS encoding SDH family Clp fold serine proteinase, producing the protein MDIMQLFWLFFIISALQPVLQRRYLEAMRTRKIANIEKKRGSRVILLIHRQETMNLLGFPLMRYIDVNDSEEVLRAIQMTDDEVPLDIVLHTPGGLVLAATQIARAIQGHKGKVTVFVPHYAMSGGTLIALAADEIVMCEHSVLGPVDPQLGQLPAASLIKVVEEKPIAEIDDQTLIMADVGRKAIAQIEAFAKHLLSDKMDENRAASVAAKLATGTWTHDYPISADEARDMGLPVGTDMPKEILELMTLYPQPVRRQGGGVEYLPEPRQREARRAMSTR; encoded by the coding sequence ATGGACATAATGCAGCTGTTCTGGCTGTTCTTCATCATTTCGGCGCTGCAGCCGGTTCTGCAGCGCCGATATCTTGAGGCGATGCGCACACGTAAGATCGCCAACATCGAGAAGAAGCGCGGCAGTCGCGTCATTCTGCTGATTCATCGGCAGGAGACTATGAACCTGCTTGGTTTCCCCCTGATGCGCTACATCGACGTCAATGACTCGGAGGAAGTCCTGCGCGCGATCCAGATGACCGACGACGAAGTGCCGCTCGACATCGTGCTGCACACACCGGGCGGCCTTGTGCTGGCGGCAACACAGATTGCCCGCGCCATTCAGGGACACAAGGGCAAGGTCACAGTGTTTGTGCCACACTACGCGATGTCCGGTGGCACGCTGATCGCACTCGCTGCCGACGAGATCGTGATGTGCGAACATTCCGTGCTGGGACCCGTCGATCCGCAACTTGGCCAGCTGCCTGCTGCCTCGCTCATCAAGGTCGTCGAGGAGAAACCCATCGCCGAGATCGACGACCAGACCCTGATCATGGCCGATGTCGGTCGCAAGGCCATTGCGCAGATCGAGGCGTTCGCAAAACACTTGCTGTCCGACAAAATGGACGAGAACCGCGCGGCGTCCGTGGCGGCGAAGCTGGCGACGGGCACTTGGACCCACGACTATCCCATCTCTGCCGATGAGGCCCGCGACATGGGCCTGCCCGTTGGAACGGACATGCCCAAGGAAATACTGGAGCTGATGACGCTCTATCCGCAGCCGGTTCGGCGCCAGGGCGGTGGCGTGGAATACCTGCCCGAGCCGCGGCAGCGAGAGGCGCGCCGCGCCATGTCCACGCGCTGA
- a CDS encoding small multi-drug export protein, with product MSGSLVIGALIAAPLCYLFMRWYLRRLPKSKSWREQFDEGHNAARARSEQIAEQSRQYQEIQKAKREGRQSDQDNA from the coding sequence ATGAGTGGAAGTCTGGTCATAGGCGCGCTTATTGCCGCGCCGCTCTGCTATCTCTTCATGCGCTGGTATCTGAGGCGCCTGCCGAAGTCGAAAAGCTGGCGCGAGCAGTTCGATGAGGGACACAATGCGGCTCGGGCGAGATCGGAGCAGATTGCAGAGCAGTCCCGGCAGTATCAGGAAATCCAGAAGGCGAAGCGTGAAGGCAGGCAGTCGGATCAGGATAACGCCTGA
- a CDS encoding ArdC family protein: MTAQRIDVYTQVTNNIIAAIEAGAGDWQMPWHRSGEGLNRPVNIDTAKAYRGINVVSLWAAGQARGFSTGTWGTYRQWQNKGCQVRKGEKSSLVVFYREFDVEEQNDDGTTEHGKRLMARASWVFNADQVDGYEAPALPEPKDPVQVIDAAERFVTGTGATIRHGGTRAFYRPSDDIIQMPERERFLGTETSTATESYYATMLHELTHWTGNDRRCDRQFGKRFGDDAYAMEELVAELGAAFLCADLGVTLTQRPDHAAYIDNWLKVLKADKKAIFTAASQAAKATDFLGGLQSDDITEAAA; this comes from the coding sequence ATGACCGCACAACGCATCGACGTTTACACCCAGGTCACGAACAACATCATCGCCGCCATCGAGGCGGGCGCGGGCGACTGGCAGATGCCCTGGCACCGCAGCGGCGAGGGCCTGAACCGCCCCGTCAACATCGACACCGCCAAAGCCTATCGCGGCATCAACGTCGTCAGCCTGTGGGCCGCAGGACAAGCCCGCGGCTTCAGCACGGGCACCTGGGGCACCTACCGCCAATGGCAGAACAAGGGCTGTCAGGTCCGCAAGGGCGAGAAGTCGAGCTTGGTGGTCTTCTACCGCGAGTTCGACGTGGAAGAGCAGAACGACGACGGCACGACCGAGCACGGCAAGCGCCTCATGGCACGCGCAAGCTGGGTCTTCAACGCCGACCAGGTGGACGGCTACGAGGCTCCCGCGCTCCCCGAGCCCAAGGACCCCGTGCAGGTCATCGACGCGGCCGAGCGCTTCGTCACCGGCACCGGCGCCACCATCCGCCACGGCGGCACCCGCGCCTTCTACCGTCCGTCGGACGACATCATCCAGATGCCCGAACGCGAGCGCTTCCTCGGCACCGAGACCAGCACGGCGACCGAGAGCTACTACGCCACGATGCTGCACGAACTGACCCACTGGACGGGAAACGATCGCCGCTGCGACCGGCAATTCGGCAAACGCTTCGGCGATGACGCCTACGCCATGGAGGAACTCGTGGCCGAACTTGGCGCGGCGTTCCTGTGCGCCGATCTGGGCGTGACGCTCACCCAGCGCCCGGATCACGCCGCCTACATCGACAACTGGCTGAAGGTGCTCAAGGCCGACAAGAAGGCCATCTTCACCGCCGCCTCGCAGGCAGCCAAGGCCACGGACTTCCTCGGTGGCCTGCAATCCGACGACATCACCGAGGCCGCCGCTTAG
- a CDS encoding cation:proton antiporter, giving the protein MHGVTGFVESAALLVFAAFVLVTICSRIGVPSIVGYILAGIVIGPAGLGLIAESAALSSIGEIGVVLLLFALGLEFSFEKLVTLRKHVFGLGAVQVVVTTITVSLVASLIFDLAPVPAILIGGAVAMSSTAMCLKVLASANALGSAQGRLAIAVLLFQDLAAVAFLLLHDSMSGAAEGYGVITVVASAMALVAALFIARGPLQVLARWVASRGDPELAQLLALTIALGSAIVAASAGLSPALAAFAAGMIIGEGDARHAVENEIRPFRDLFVGIFFVGIGTQLPLWIIPSVWPVVLIWLAIIFAGKTLIVLLVARSFGESLQTSWRTGIILAHGGEFSLMLLSTSMASNLIHGNVGAPLLLGLGFSMIGGSWMINRAAVKNSDLNKKSNNTF; this is encoded by the coding sequence ATGCATGGCGTGACCGGATTTGTCGAAAGTGCGGCCTTGTTGGTCTTTGCCGCGTTCGTGCTCGTGACGATATGTTCACGGATCGGCGTGCCCAGCATTGTCGGTTACATTCTTGCCGGCATAGTCATCGGACCTGCCGGCCTCGGCCTGATTGCGGAGAGCGCTGCCCTGAGCAGCATTGGCGAGATCGGAGTGGTACTCCTGCTGTTCGCTCTTGGCCTGGAATTCTCGTTCGAGAAGCTCGTAACGCTCAGGAAGCATGTCTTCGGTCTTGGAGCCGTGCAGGTTGTAGTCACGACGATAACGGTGTCGTTGGTAGCGAGTCTGATCTTCGATCTCGCGCCCGTCCCCGCAATCCTCATCGGCGGGGCCGTTGCCATGTCATCCACGGCCATGTGCCTCAAGGTGCTCGCAAGCGCGAACGCTCTGGGATCGGCCCAAGGACGTCTGGCCATTGCAGTGCTTCTGTTTCAAGACTTGGCAGCTGTCGCATTCCTGCTTCTGCACGATTCGATGAGTGGAGCCGCCGAAGGGTATGGCGTGATAACGGTCGTCGCCAGTGCAATGGCATTGGTTGCAGCTCTGTTCATTGCCCGTGGCCCGTTGCAGGTGCTTGCCCGTTGGGTAGCGTCGCGTGGCGATCCGGAACTTGCCCAGCTCCTCGCGCTCACCATTGCACTAGGGTCTGCGATTGTCGCGGCCTCCGCCGGTCTTTCTCCGGCACTCGCCGCATTCGCGGCCGGCATGATTATCGGTGAGGGTGACGCGCGCCATGCTGTCGAGAACGAGATTCGGCCCTTCCGCGATTTGTTTGTCGGGATTTTCTTTGTCGGCATCGGAACGCAATTGCCACTTTGGATCATTCCATCTGTATGGCCTGTGGTGCTGATCTGGCTCGCGATCATATTCGCGGGCAAGACGCTGATCGTTTTGCTCGTCGCCCGATCATTCGGCGAGTCGCTTCAGACCTCATGGCGAACTGGAATCATTCTCGCTCATGGGGGCGAGTTTAGTCTCATGCTGCTTTCAACTTCGATGGCATCGAACCTCATTCATGGAAATGTTGGGGCTCCTCTTTTGCTCGGGTTAGGCTTCAGCATGATCGGAGGGAGTTGGATGATCAATAGAGCGGCAGTAAAAAACTCCGATCTGAACAAGAAATCTAATAATACGTTCTAA
- a CDS encoding NADH dehydrogenase ubiquinone Fe-S protein 4, which produces MMRGHNRPPFPPKIPGTNMRSWDVPNAIIYRPARSAMTSAPRPNYWILEFEPSRPPHIEPLMGYTSSDDPYRPIRLKFPDRESAVAFAERQDWRYIVREDTTHRRAPDHWRGEVRHRLYKGADAPEAYRIPMRLDREHYDHRLRRAVEQEGTVDLSSQEQAEFDPVLEASLESFPASDPPAWTGVRIAGKEQ; this is translated from the coding sequence ATGATGCGCGGTCACAATCGTCCACCCTTTCCGCCGAAGATACCCGGGACCAACATGAGATCATGGGACGTTCCGAACGCGATCATTTACCGGCCGGCACGTTCCGCGATGACATCGGCGCCGCGGCCCAACTACTGGATACTGGAATTCGAGCCGTCGCGCCCGCCCCACATCGAGCCGCTGATGGGATATACCTCCAGCGACGATCCCTATCGTCCGATCCGGCTGAAGTTTCCCGACCGCGAAAGCGCCGTGGCATTCGCGGAGCGGCAGGACTGGCGCTACATCGTGCGCGAGGACACGACTCACCGGCGTGCGCCTGACCACTGGCGGGGCGAGGTACGGCATCGACTCTACAAGGGAGCCGATGCGCCGGAAGCCTATCGCATTCCGATGCGCCTGGATCGGGAGCACTACGATCACCGCCTCCGCCGCGCGGTCGAGCAAGAAGGCACGGTGGACCTGTCGTCGCAAGAACAGGCCGAATTCGATCCGGTGCTCGAAGCCTCGCTCGAATCCTTCCCGGCCTCCGATCCCCCGGCCTGGACGGGCGTGAGGATAGCCGGGAAAGAACAATGA